A section of the Elizabethkingia anophelis R26 genome encodes:
- a CDS encoding efflux RND transporter periplasmic adaptor subunit: MRRTVLAMALLVFVISCKDSKSEAPQDQDLIIKGDNVIVPESNPVFRKIKTETVSEQEHSDGVVSAGTIQAIPNHYAEIASPFSGRITKSFVRLGQNVSAGSPIFEILSSDYFSVQKDYTDAVNDVQLAEKNYRRQQDLVKHGVGIQKELDEAETDFKNKKTSLSNASSALKVYNSKGGGLGSPLIVRSPINGEVISNQIVNGQFLKGDADPVVIIAELSKVWITGEVKEKDIRFVSTGDHVSVKVGAYPDRNITGKVYHVNEIVDEATRSVKVLIECDNPDRKLKPGMYATVNFSTAPVNSIMIPVTALMQKDSSQYVWIKTGKNQFAKRSVTVGETDQKLVRVTSGLKSGDVIMTEGGIYMLDAK; this comes from the coding sequence ATGAGAAGAACAGTACTAGCAATGGCACTTTTGGTGTTCGTTATCTCTTGCAAAGACTCTAAAAGTGAAGCACCTCAGGATCAGGATCTCATCATTAAAGGTGATAATGTTATCGTTCCGGAAAGCAATCCTGTCTTCAGAAAAATTAAAACTGAAACAGTTTCCGAGCAGGAACATAGCGATGGTGTTGTTTCTGCAGGTACAATTCAGGCTATTCCCAATCATTATGCAGAAATCGCAAGTCCTTTTTCAGGAAGGATAACTAAATCTTTTGTCCGACTCGGGCAGAACGTTTCTGCCGGAAGTCCTATTTTCGAGATTCTTTCATCTGATTATTTTTCAGTTCAGAAGGACTATACAGATGCTGTAAACGATGTCCAGCTCGCAGAAAAAAATTACCGCAGACAGCAGGATCTTGTAAAGCATGGTGTTGGAATTCAGAAAGAGCTCGACGAAGCTGAAACAGATTTCAAAAACAAAAAAACATCTCTTTCCAATGCTTCTTCTGCACTAAAGGTATACAACAGCAAAGGCGGAGGTTTAGGCAGCCCCCTTATTGTAAGATCACCTATTAACGGAGAAGTTATCTCTAATCAGATTGTTAACGGTCAGTTTCTGAAAGGAGATGCAGATCCGGTTGTTATTATTGCTGAATTATCCAAAGTATGGATTACCGGGGAAGTAAAAGAAAAAGACATACGTTTCGTCAGTACCGGAGACCACGTTTCGGTAAAAGTAGGTGCTTATCCGGACAGAAATATTACCGGCAAAGTCTATCATGTTAACGAGATTGTGGATGAGGCAACCCGAAGCGTAAAAGTATTAATTGAGTGTGATAATCCTGACAGAAAACTAAAGCCCGGAATGTACGCTACAGTTAATTTTTCCACAGCACCTGTCAATTCCATTATGATTCCGGTTACAGCTTTGATGCAAAAAGACAGCTCTCAGTATGTATGGATAAAAACCGGGAAAAATCAGTTTGCCAAACGTTCGGTCACAGTAGGAGAAACAGATCAGAAACTGGTAAGAGTTACTTCCGGTTTAAAGTCTGGTGACGTCATTATGACTGAAGGCGGAATCTATATGCTGGACGCAAAATAA
- a CDS encoding efflux RND transporter permease subunit — translation MKQLLTLSIQKRWLMLALFLLLGFFGYYSWTKLSVEAYPDIADVTSQVVTQVPGLAAEEVEQQITIPLERSLNGLPGMHVMRSKSTFGLSIITIVFEDGVDDYWARQRIQERLSEVNLPYGAQPGLDPLTSPIGEVYRYIIESNNHSLRELTDLQNFVIIPRIKQVSGIADVTNFGGITTQFQIELDPHKLEQYGLSLSEVTETISKNNVSAGGSMLPRGDLSYVIRGIGLVKDLNDLGKIVVKTENGVPVFLNDVGTLKYGNLERKGILGYSDKKRNYSESVEGIVLLLRGQNPSQVLEGVHQAVDELNNETLPPGVRIHPFLDRTDLVKTTLNTVSHTLTEGIVLVIIVLIVFLGSWRGALLVAITIPLSLLFAFILMHFTNIPANLLSLGAIDFGIIVDGAIVMLETILKKREDDPEEELEEKSITKRVIEVAKPIFFSTIIIITAYLPLFAFERVEKKLFTPMAFTVGYALFGALAVALLLIPGLAYVIYRKPQKLYHNKWLEKISVVYGKRIEKIMQAPKKVILPVSIVLATAGVLSYTVGKDFLPELDEGSIWLQVQLPPGISLAKAKEMSDTLRARTLKHSEITYMMVQAGRNDDGTDPWTASHFEVSVGIKPYKEWPKGKTKADLIQELAKDYKDMPGFTVGFSQPMIDGVMDKISGAHSELVVKVYGEDFKETRRIAENVLSTLDKTPGSADLAIDQEPPLPQLQIIANRDKIAQYGLNVSDVADLIEVALGGKAISQIFIGNKVYDISCRYTEDSRDTPDKIGNLMLTSASGAKIPLSQVAEVKLSTGESTITREMNKRHLTVKLNLRGRDLSSFLKEAQAKIEKDIKYDHEKYHIKWGGQFENQNRAYSRLAFIVPLALAIMFLLLYGAFGDFKQALVLMSIVPLALFGGMLALNIRGMSLNVSSAVGFIALFGVAIQNGVIMISHINDLRKKGHELKDSVIKGARDRFRPVLMTATVAVIGLFPASMATGIGSDVQRPLATVIVYGLMFSTILTLFVLPAIYYMAEHRFGKKQNLKSDEAPQ, via the coding sequence ATGAAACAATTACTGACACTCTCTATACAGAAGAGATGGCTGATGCTTGCACTCTTCCTTTTACTGGGATTCTTCGGATATTACTCCTGGACCAAACTATCTGTAGAAGCTTATCCAGATATCGCTGATGTTACCTCACAGGTTGTAACACAGGTTCCGGGACTGGCTGCTGAAGAGGTAGAACAACAAATCACTATCCCTTTGGAAAGATCTCTGAACGGACTTCCCGGAATGCACGTTATGCGAAGCAAAAGTACTTTTGGACTTTCCATTATCACAATTGTTTTCGAAGACGGTGTGGACGATTACTGGGCAAGACAGCGAATCCAGGAACGATTATCAGAAGTCAATCTTCCTTACGGAGCACAACCGGGGCTCGATCCGCTAACCTCTCCTATCGGGGAAGTTTACCGATACATTATCGAAAGCAATAATCATAGCCTTCGCGAACTTACAGACCTTCAGAACTTTGTTATCATTCCGCGGATCAAACAGGTTTCCGGAATTGCAGACGTAACGAACTTTGGCGGAATTACAACACAGTTTCAGATAGAACTGGATCCTCATAAACTCGAACAATACGGATTGTCTCTTTCCGAAGTGACTGAAACGATTTCAAAAAACAATGTAAGTGCCGGCGGAAGTATGCTTCCACGTGGTGACCTCTCTTATGTTATCCGAGGTATTGGTCTGGTAAAAGACCTGAATGATCTTGGAAAGATTGTTGTAAAAACTGAAAATGGTGTTCCTGTTTTCCTGAATGATGTGGGAACTCTGAAATATGGTAATCTGGAAAGAAAAGGAATCCTGGGATATAGTGATAAAAAACGCAACTATTCTGAAAGTGTGGAAGGTATTGTACTTTTACTAAGAGGACAGAATCCTTCGCAGGTATTGGAAGGCGTTCATCAGGCCGTTGACGAACTGAACAATGAAACCCTTCCGCCAGGAGTGAGAATACACCCTTTCCTGGACAGAACAGATTTGGTGAAAACTACACTTAATACTGTATCTCATACTTTAACGGAAGGAATTGTACTGGTAATTATTGTACTTATCGTATTCCTCGGAAGCTGGAGAGGAGCCTTGCTTGTTGCTATTACGATTCCGCTTTCATTACTATTCGCATTTATTTTAATGCATTTTACCAATATTCCGGCTAACCTTCTTTCACTGGGAGCTATAGACTTCGGTATTATTGTAGATGGCGCCATCGTTATGCTGGAAACCATTCTGAAGAAAAGAGAAGATGATCCGGAAGAAGAACTGGAGGAGAAGAGCATTACTAAAAGAGTAATAGAAGTTGCCAAGCCTATTTTCTTCTCCACAATTATTATTATCACCGCTTATTTACCACTATTCGCATTTGAAAGAGTAGAGAAAAAACTCTTTACACCAATGGCGTTCACGGTGGGCTATGCACTTTTTGGTGCATTAGCTGTAGCTCTTCTTCTTATTCCGGGGCTGGCTTATGTTATTTACCGAAAACCACAAAAGCTTTACCATAATAAATGGCTGGAAAAAATAAGTGTTGTCTACGGAAAAAGAATTGAAAAAATTATGCAGGCTCCTAAAAAGGTTATCTTACCAGTCAGCATTGTTCTGGCAACCGCCGGAGTATTATCCTATACTGTCGGAAAAGACTTCCTTCCGGAACTAGATGAAGGTTCCATTTGGCTGCAAGTACAATTGCCTCCGGGGATATCCCTGGCAAAAGCAAAAGAAATGAGCGATACCCTGCGTGCCAGAACGCTGAAACATTCCGAGATTACTTATATGATGGTTCAGGCGGGACGGAATGACGATGGTACCGATCCATGGACAGCCTCTCACTTTGAAGTTTCCGTAGGAATAAAACCTTATAAAGAATGGCCTAAGGGAAAAACTAAAGCTGATCTTATTCAGGAGCTGGCAAAAGATTATAAAGATATGCCAGGCTTTACCGTGGGTTTCTCTCAGCCGATGATAGACGGTGTAATGGATAAAATATCCGGTGCACATAGTGAGCTTGTTGTAAAAGTTTATGGTGAAGATTTTAAAGAAACCAGAAGAATTGCCGAAAATGTATTGTCTACTTTAGATAAGACACCAGGTTCTGCCGATTTAGCAATCGACCAGGAGCCGCCTTTACCTCAGCTACAGATAATTGCAAACCGGGATAAGATTGCCCAATATGGATTAAACGTATCGGATGTGGCAGATCTTATTGAAGTGGCACTGGGCGGAAAAGCTATATCACAAATATTTATTGGCAACAAGGTATATGATATTTCATGTCGCTATACCGAAGACAGCCGCGATACTCCGGATAAAATCGGTAATCTGATGCTAACCTCGGCTTCAGGAGCTAAAATCCCTTTGTCTCAGGTTGCTGAAGTAAAATTAAGTACCGGAGAAAGTACTATTACACGAGAGATGAACAAACGCCACCTAACGGTAAAACTGAACCTTAGAGGCCGTGACCTTTCTTCCTTCCTGAAAGAGGCACAGGCTAAAATCGAAAAGGATATTAAGTACGACCACGAAAAATATCATATTAAGTGGGGTGGCCAGTTTGAGAACCAAAACAGAGCTTATTCAAGGTTGGCATTCATTGTTCCGCTGGCATTGGCTATTATGTTCCTGTTATTATATGGTGCCTTCGGAGATTTCAAACAGGCACTGGTTCTTATGTCTATTGTTCCACTGGCATTATTCGGCGGTATGCTGGCACTTAATATCCGCGGAATGTCACTCAATGTATCGTCCGCTGTAGGTTTCATTGCCTTATTTGGGGTAGCCATTCAGAACGGTGTTATTATGATCTCACATATCAACGATCTACGAAAGAAAGGACATGAACTGAAAGATTCTGTAATTAAAGGAGCACGGGACCGCTTCAGGCCAGTATTAATGACAGCTACCGTTGCGGTAATCGGATTATTCCCGGCATCTATGGCCACAGGAATCGGATCGGATGTACAACGACCATTGGCTACTGTAATTGTTTATGGACTGATGTTCTCTACGATTCTGACATTATTTGTGTTACCTGCAATTTACTACATGGCTGAACATCGTTTTGGAAAAAAGCAAAATTTGAAGTCCGATGAAGCACCACAATAA
- a CDS encoding TolC family protein: MKHHNKSQMSKITTIFDITSAPFNKSRSVESKKKQMKLNIHTIIIAAIAFLGMSGIAKAQQKELLSFDEYLSMVGKKNLTYAAQKYNVSMAEASIQTANMFPDPQLDIEGSNNGVSKNMGYTYGSSLGWTLELGGKRRARVDLAKNQSELSRILLLDFFRNLRADASLGYVEALKSKALLDVQQDSYKNMLQLSKSDSIRYRLGTISLVTSKQSKLEAASLLNSVYQAESTEQQAITALSVFLSDNKLTGRDVDGDFNAFNRDFGIEDLLTQALNERADLLAAKQNTQVAKSQINLERANRKIDLGLTAGVSHNTTATNEIAPSPAVNAVKLGVSIPLKFSNNRNAGLKIAEMAHSQSQLEYQQVEQSIRAEVMQAYQQYIATQKQVKQFHNGMLTEAKNILDGIIYSYKRGESSILEVLNAQRTYNDVRKDYYQALADNATALIELERKTGIWDISF; encoded by the coding sequence ATGAAGCACCACAATAAAAGCCAAATGTCTAAGATTACAACAATCTTCGACATTACATCTGCCCCGTTCAATAAATCGCGAAGCGTTGAATCAAAAAAGAAACAGATGAAATTGAATATTCATACCATCATAATTGCAGCTATCGCATTCCTTGGAATGAGCGGTATAGCAAAAGCACAACAGAAAGAGCTTTTAAGCTTTGACGAATACCTGAGCATGGTAGGAAAGAAAAACCTGACTTATGCTGCACAGAAATATAATGTAAGCATGGCTGAAGCTTCTATTCAGACAGCTAATATGTTCCCCGATCCACAATTGGATATTGAGGGTTCCAACAATGGAGTTTCCAAAAATATGGGTTATACCTATGGCAGTTCATTAGGTTGGACCTTGGAACTCGGCGGAAAAAGAAGAGCTCGTGTAGACCTTGCGAAAAATCAGTCGGAACTTAGCAGAATATTACTGCTGGATTTCTTCAGGAATCTCCGTGCAGATGCCAGTTTAGGTTATGTGGAAGCATTAAAGTCCAAGGCACTGCTGGATGTTCAGCAGGATTCCTATAAAAACATGCTACAACTGTCCAAATCCGACAGCATCAGATACCGTTTAGGTACCATATCTTTGGTCACTTCCAAACAGAGTAAACTAGAGGCAGCTTCCCTCTTGAATAGCGTTTATCAGGCAGAAAGTACAGAACAACAGGCTATAACTGCTTTATCTGTGTTTCTGAGCGATAACAAACTTACCGGAAGAGATGTTGACGGCGATTTTAATGCCTTTAACCGTGATTTTGGGATTGAAGATCTTCTGACTCAGGCATTAAATGAAAGAGCAGATTTGTTAGCTGCAAAGCAGAATACTCAGGTGGCAAAAAGCCAGATTAATCTGGAAAGAGCTAACCGTAAAATAGATTTAGGTCTTACTGCCGGAGTTTCGCATAATACAACTGCAACCAATGAGATTGCTCCCTCTCCTGCTGTCAATGCAGTAAAATTAGGTGTGAGTATTCCGTTGAAATTTTCTAATAATCGGAATGCAGGGCTGAAGATTGCTGAAATGGCACATTCCCAGTCTCAACTGGAATATCAACAGGTAGAACAAAGTATCCGTGCAGAAGTAATGCAGGCTTATCAGCAGTATATAGCTACACAGAAGCAAGTGAAGCAGTTCCATAACGGAATGCTTACAGAAGCTAAAAATATTTTGGATGGTATTATCTACAGCTACAAAAGAGGCGAAAGCTCGATTCTGGAGGTATTAAATGCTCAAAGAACCTATAATGATGTGAGAAAGGATTACTATCAGGCTCTTGCAGATAACGCTACGGCCTTAATAGAACTTGAACGCAAAACCGGTATCTGGGATATATCTTTCTAA